Part of the Mesotoga sp. UBA6090 genome is shown below.
AGCGATAGCGATGGATGCTTCCTTTGTTGGAAGAACCTTTATCGGCGATAAGGAACACTTCAACAAGGTCGTCTCGGCGGCGATAAACCATAAGGGTTTTTCAGTTGTGGATATAATGCAACCCTGCGTCACTTTCAATAAGGTGAACACTTTTAAGTACTACAAGGAAAAACTCTATGATGTGAGCGAAGCAGACAGTAGTTACGATCCGACAGACAAGGCAAATGCTTTCAAGAGCGCTCTCGAATGGGACGATAAGATACCGATGGGGATTCTATACGTGAACGATAAGCCGACTTATCATGAACTTCATTCCGTTTTGAAGAAAGGCGTTGTTCTTGCGAAGGAGAAGACAGCGATCGATATCTCGGCTGAACTTAAAGCCTTTAGGTAAAAAGAATAGAGACCCAGGTAAGTATTGGTGAGAGTATCAGGGCCGGTAAGAAGTTGCCGACCCTGATTTCTTTTATCTCAAGCAGCCTGATTCCCAGTCCAAGAAGCATTAGACCTCCAACGCCCGAGAAATCTCCTAGATAGAGAGGATGCTGAAGGAAGGAGAGAACCCCGGCAAGAGACACAAGTCCGCCCTGTACCAGATAAACGGCCGCAGCAGAGAGAAGCACACCCTTGCCTAGCGCTGCCGAGAGCATTACAGACGAGATCCCATCCATTAATGACTTTATGTATATCAACTCATTTTCGCCCGAGAGTCCTGCCTTGAGAGAACCGATAACCGTCATAGGGCCGGCAACGAAGAGGACGGAAGCAGTGATGAAGCCTTTAACGAAGTTTGCGTCGTCACTCTTGTTTCCTGCCAGTCTTCCTATCTTTTCCTCCAGATCGAGAGCCTCTCCGATTGCTCCGCCGACGATAAGACTGCCCAAAACAACGAGAACGCTGTTCGTATCCAGAAACATACTTATACCCAGACCCATAGTCAGGAGCCCTATT
Proteins encoded:
- a CDS encoding DUF554 domain-containing protein; amino-acid sequence: MLNISVIVNTVAVILGSMLGLLGGKFVKERYRKVFFNVIGLLTMGLGISMFLDTNSVLVVLGSLIVGGAIGEALDLEEKIGRLAGNKSDDANFVKGFITASVLFVAGPMTVIGSLKAGLSGENELIYIKSLMDGISSVMLSAALGKGVLLSAAAVYLVQGGLVSLAGVLSFLQHPLYLGDFSGVGGLMLLGLGIRLLEIKEIRVGNFLPALILSPILTWVSILFT